The segment GTactcaaaaatttttcatctaaactcaacaaaactatatatatatatattccAAATATATATCCACAgttttcattcaatatcaaatttacATTCTTcattttaattttaattcAGCAATCGTGTGGCGTTTTTTAACCAGACTCAGGTTTAATAATAAAACCACATCTATATCCCACCatcttcgtcttcttcgtcaacaacaacaacaacaacaacaacaacaagagcCACAGTTACTACAATTATTAGAGTCATTATCACCACATCGTCAGGAAGTAGCGACATCATACACTAGACAACTAAATTCTACACAGCTGCCACTACTGTTCCGCTATTCATATTCCACTTTGATTACCGCCCAATTAACCACCACTCACAAGAGAACCTTTACCACCTCTTCACACACAATGGGTAGAGAGAACATATTGCATTATTTACAAGAACATAATGAAACTGATAAGGAGCTAGAATTAGCTACCAACAATGGAACCCAAGAGCcgaaagaaattgaaatcccCCAATTCAAACGCAAAGTTACTGCTCATTCCAATTTCCCATTCACTTTATCACCAGATTCAACCATAACTGACTATttaaacaataacaaattcTATGTTGATTCTATAAAACATAATCATGGTgatcaaatatttgatttaaATGGTAAAGGTCAATCCCCCCATACTTTATGGATTGGATGCAGTGATTCAAGAGCAGGTGAACAATGTTTAGCTACATTGCCAGGTGAGATCTTTGTCCATCGAAATATTGCAAATATtgtcaattcaaatgattttaGTTCTCAGGGAGtcattcaatttgcaattgatgtATTAAAAGTGAAGAAATCATAGTTTGTGGTCATACCGACTGTGGTGGAATTTGGGCTTCGTTTCACTTGGTAGCCGCAATTAtagttttttcttttactCTTCTCTCTAACTGCTTGAGATGATCATTGAGAGATTACAAGTACatacaaattttttttttacaaccaaattCATACAACCACACAGAGCTATAGACTGTTCTTTTGTCAGTTATTGCTTTGAAAAGACATCCTAGTGCTAGTGCTGCTTTGAAACAAGGTAAAATAGAAGTTTGGGGCATGATTTATGATGTTTCATCGGGTTACTTGTCAGAACTAGAAATCCCTCAAGATGAATTTCATGAATTGTTTCATGTACtggatgaagaagatgaatcaTCTCATAATCCTCATTAGTTTGGCGCATAGAAAGAGAAGAGGGGGAGGGGGGATTTACGTATTTAGAGTGTCCCACGCCTGAATTATAGAGTAGtgtagatgatgatgaaaacaTGTCCATATAAATAAGGGCGTGATGATAGATATTTATTGATAGAGGAAGTTTTTAATAGATTCAAACGATCGAAAAGTCAATgttctcttcatcattgtcATTGTATTCCCATTGAACAATCGCTGGCGACCTTTGTCACTCGTTAAAACACTACAAATCAGAACTTGTATCACCTAATTCTCTCCATTGCTTTCCTATAAACACAATATGTACAATAATGCCTAACTCAAGAATACATCATCTCTTACTCTCTCACCCCTCCTAAGTACTTTCCCagttcaaattgaatcttcCTTCAGGCACCTTATAGTTTTCAATAGCCAACAATACTTCTTCAACCGTATTGGCAACTTTAATAATGTCACCATTTTTAACtgaaacaaattcattaccaattgaatctttAATAAATTGTAAGAAATTATCATAAAATCCATTAATATTAAAAATAACAATAGGTTTATTATgaatattcaattgttgccATGTAACAACTTCCATTAATTCTTCTAAAGTTCCATATCCTCCAGGTAATGCAATGAAAGCACTAGCTTCTTGTCCCATCAATCTCTTACGAGTATGCATATCCTTGACTAATGTGGTTTTACcatattcttttgaatcaGGTATTGGAGTTGATCCATCATgattgtttattgattctttcaatttagcATTGAATGCCTCCTCGGCTTTGGCTTCTTTCGTGCCATTGGAATCACCATTGGTTTCAGTATTTGGGTGCTCTTCCTCCACAACCCTCTCACGAGAAATCAAGGCTTCAGGAATGATTCCATGAACGTATCCTCCATTGGTGGCACACCCACGTGCAACTGCACCCATTAATCCAGTGGACCCACCACCGTAAACCAAGCCCCATGACCTTTTGGCCAATTCGGTACCTAATTTAGCGGCTTCTTCGGCATATTGTGGCTTGTTACCAAAAGAAGATCCACAGAATACACAGACAGTTTTAACTTCTTGAGTCATTGATAGCTTTTTTTTCGAATATTTTGGTTGACGATGATAGtaattgattgattgattgcTTTTGAAAGACCTTTATGATTgttttgatccaaattcCTTCCTACTTTAAAAATCTGTGGATTGGTAATTGAGAAAGAAGTAGtggtatatatatacaatcGATTGGTATGTGTTTACTCTCataaaaaattgatttattgtCATTGATAATCATTTGTTCCGTCGGAGTGCGGAGAGTCGGTACATACATTATACACCAAATCGTCCGCTATCATCTTAAGCTGGGTCTCTTTACCACTATGCAAAGTCAATAACTTGATCCAAGACAATGGATAAGTGCCTTAAAGTTGTCTTATCAATCGTTAATGAAACCTAAGAACaaagtttgttttgtaaaaGATGTTCTACCTTCCACTAGATACTTGCCTAGTCCGCGGAGCTCAAAGCAGATTGGTTTCTAAAAGGTTATATACTATTACAGTGACTGACGACATATCGATGGTGAGATTTCGTATCTACACACGCGCCGTTTGTCGATATCGGAATCTTCACAATCCAATTTCTAAGTTGTTTTGAGATCGCTGAATCGATGAACTCCAACTTTTAAGCAAAGCTCGTGCAAGTAGCCATAGAAGCAATCACTGGGAAATAAGAtttgtattgaaaatgaatgatTTCTACATCCCCTTCAATGATCtatcatcaacacaaattcattttgtttcaaccACTTTGGCAAACACTTTAAAcacttgaaaaaaaaaaaaaaggttCAACTTTCAACACTTCACTTCATAGCCAGTGCCATCACAtacacaacacaacacaacaatGAAAACTCAATGGAAAGATTCAGTGCCCGAAAGTGAAGGTATGTAATCAAATGCAAACGCCGAAGTATCTAGCATCCGATACTAACTAATCCACCTTAGAGGAGAGATTTAGACAGAAAtgcaaagaattgaaaaagagggttcttgaagttgaacaaaCCAACGAAGTTGCTACAATAGCATTGAGTAGGACGCAAGCATCAATACGTAGATTAAGACTCGAATACGCAATATTGATTGAAAGACTAGAAGATAGAGCTCAACATCTACCTGATGGAGttacaaattttgaagaaatggCAGGTCCTCCAACACCAAGTATACTAGATGAACATTTAGTAAAATCATCCAAAAATGGCACAAGTAAGAAATCAACCAAGAAGCTCACAGGAGGTAAACTTACAGGAAATGtgtcgtcatcatcaccagGAGCCGGACCGGAAGCAAGGAACTTGATAAATAATATTGCTGGTGCATCATCAGCCGAGAATGCCACTGCAACATCAACTAACCCTGCATTAGCCAAGAATCCTAAGTATAGAGATCCTGATTTACCCAAACGACCAACTAACGCGTATCTCCTATTCTGTGAACAAGAAAAGGAACGACTCAgacagcaacaacaagaagatCCTGAAAATAATACACGAGACTTATCTAAAGCCATGACCGAAGCTTGGAAAGCTTTGAGTGAAGAAGATAGGAAACCATTTTATAAATTGTATGAAGAGGATAGAGTCAGATATCAAAAGGAAATGGCTGAATATAATCAGAAAAAGGAGGCTGAAATGGAGCAAGcaggtgatgatgaagggGAAGTTGATACCAATGAAGGAGGTGAtgacaatgaagatgagaATGAGGGTGGAGATgttgaggaagaagaagaagatgatgaagaagaagaagaagaggaggaggaggaggaggagggGGAAGAGCTGGAACAAAGAAACGGGGATGAAAGGGAGACAAAGCGACAAAAGATAGACAATGGTGTTGAAGTTGGTCACGTTGAACAAACAGAAACTCCAGAAGTCAAAATAGAAGAGGAAAAGGTAGAGTAGTGGGATTTACGAACTAACCTCACTAATATATGTACATGCGTTTGTCTAAAAGTTACACCCCTATCTAactctcttctttttagGTCTATAATACCCATTTTCATCCTTTTCGTGTTTTCTCTTTTCCCTAACCCGTTCatgttttttgaatttccGTTTAGCAGCAATATCAGGAGCAGTGACTGCCATTTGTGATCTCTTGGCTTTACGGCTTTTTCTTCTAGTATCAACTTGTTGTCGAACTTTGGCAAACAATCGAGTATATTCAGTAGTACCGATTTTCTCTTTAACCATATTCAATGCTTGTAAACTCATATTGGttaattcatcatctgatAATGATCGACAATATTCTTCGTCGGTGAAATTGTATAGTGaatcaataattttttcaGAAACTTCAATCATTCGGTCTtcttttgtcaattgaataaataaGATTAGGAACTTGATTGTCATCTTTTTGGCAATTGTCGattgattttcttgtttgatgataCCACATACTCTCTTGATTAAGAAATCATTGGCGTATTGCATCTCCCCATCATCACCGTTTTTGAGCTCTGCACTGGCCTCTTCCCACTTCACAGCAATAAAAGCTAAATTCTTGATACATAAGGTCCCCAATTCATCCGATAATGAGGGTGttctcaattgatgaatgagTTTCGTGGCaatcaattccattttATCATTATCTAGTTTGCTCTTGTCGAGATTTGAAAGCAAGACTGAAACCAATCGACAAGTAATCAATCTTATCCATGAATGTGGATacaacaaacaatcaattacCAAATCCCAAAGTGAGACATACTTCTGCTCATAAATTTGATCCTTGACGCAAGAGACAATAGCTCCAAAAACGGATAAACTCGAATACGTGAGTTCCCAATCAACGCTGTTTCCTTCTTCGCTGAACTTGGAATCAGAAAGAATCTTTGATATATTCTCCAATaccaatttgttcaaactTGGAAACTGCTTCATACCAAATACAGATATCAACATTTTGTAGACTTGGAAACCGCATCTCTTTAACAACACATTCGATGATTGTTGCAACCACGCAGTACAATATTTCTCAATGAAATCCACGctgttcaatttcttcatcatacTTGTCAACAATACATTGGCCATTTCTCTGGACCGAGAAGAATCATCAGAAACAAGAATGTTTGCTAATGCAATGAAAAATGATGACGCcaatttctccaacaaTTCTGGTCCAGCTTTCAAAATGATCAAATGGATAAGTTCCATAACTGATTGACGACCTTCTTCAGTAGGATAAGTCAAATTATTAACCAAAAACTTGAACAGCTTCTCCAATTTACCTTTTCCTTGATCATACTCcatcaagaattggaaataaATTGACCTTGACATGTCACGAATCTCCTTTGAGTGATTcacaatcatcaatttaGCAACACTATCCATCACGTCATAAATCTCCGGCAAAAGCAAGTGTTGTGCAACAATAGccttcaagaattgaaatgCTAAACCTTGCCTATTAGGTTCTTCTAAATCCGGTTGAATTCTAGTCAACACATAACTTATAGCAGAATCTTTCAATACCACTTTCGGGTTATGCTTAATAGTAGTGGCCAAAAATTTAAGGGCTGCTTGACAGACATCCAGGTTAGTTGTTGGTGAGTCTTTAATTAAAAGCAATGCCTTTCTGACACACGATTTTAATACACCTTGaacctcttcatcaaatggtaAACGAATTATTATAGTTAAAACCCTCAATGAGGCTAAAACAACACCTTCCCCTTCTGAGTTAACTCCTGTTGCCAATAATGGAACAAATCCTCTCAAATTTGAAGTTAGGAGTAAATTTTCATGCCTTGAAATTGCAGTTCTCAACAACTCAAGAGAAAGTTTCtgcattgtttgtttataaATCAGTCGATCAACATGGCTCTTGGCCTTTCTATTTAAGGTCGTCAAAAAGTGTTGCTCTGATTCACTAATTTTGGTtactttttgatttggatcaGCTTCACCCGACATGATAAAGATCTCATAACACAAATGCAAAATACTTTGATTCGAAGCTTCGATATTATGATTCAAACCAAGTGAAAGCTTTCGAAGCACTTCGTCAAGCTGCACTTGCACTTTATGATTGATTGTTTCCTGGAGTAAAAGCTTAATTGGGTTAATCAACTCACCAAAATGATTAAGCGAGATATTTGATGCTAATATTTCGCATGTATCAAAActctttttgaatttaacTTCCTTCATCTTGCTTGTATAACCATCAGCATCCTTTTCCTGGCCAGCGGCACCAAAAATGTCCTCCAttgcaatttcaattgttaaCGAAATAGACTCATTCAAATCACCGTGTTTTAAAACGTTGGCCAAGCATTGCAAAAGATAATGAACAGTAAAACTGAGAACATGAATCTGCGAACCCCTTGATAACGcagttttcaattccttgACAATAAATGAAAAGTAATTTGCACCCAAGGCAATAGTAATCTTACCCAAAGTCTTTCTCACAGCATCTCTCAACTCTTCGGATCTAGATCTCATAACTTGACACAAACTAGTCAACACTGACGGTAAGGCACCCTCAATTTTGTCATCGGAAAGAGATAATATCAAGTTGATTGCTGCTTCAGCTAAAGGAGCACGTGCAACAAttgtatcatcatcacGTACTTGTAAAATCTTTGTAATCTGAGGtaaaacatcaatttgtaaaaatcCATCAATATCCTCCTGTGAAGCTAAATTGCTGGCCAAAGTTCCATTGTCCTTGTGATCTTTCAAAACTGATGAGATTGCCACTACCAAGTTGACACGTTGTCTCAACACTTCGGAATCCATTTTGAGACCAGCCAAATAACGTTTGAGAATCGCCTTaaattgattccaatttATTGAGCGAATAAGAATTTTGATCGACTCCAATGCCTCAAGCCCAATGTTTCTATacttttcttcctttgaAATAGCATATTTTTCTAATAATGGGAGTAAATAATGCGATACATTGCTTCCATTCAACGAGTCAGCAAATGTGCTCAATCTTCGAATAGACTTTTGACGTAAGTGTAATTGAATGTGGTTTATATTGCGGAAAAATTGCAGTTCTTCCTCATCCTCATCTCCAATCAACACCTGCAAGTCTTTCAAATCGGGGTAATACTTGTCATTTTTTACAATATACTCCAAAACAGCAATGTATTCATTTTGAACATCTTCGTTGTCTTTCCTTATACCAATTCTCACTATTGGAAGTATCGTGtccttcaacaaatgaataTAAGGTAaagcttcatcaatagaCGACTTTGATGTATAACAATCAACGAACCTTTTTAAAAGATATCCTGCATTCACACGGATAGCCAACTCAGTCGGATCATTGATATTAAACAATGCATTACTAATCAATGGCATCCATTGGGTGGGGTCAAATTCTAAAAACAATTCCTCATTCACCAATCGATAAGCGTCAAGTCTTTTTTCGAAATCATACTCATTCATTCTCGATGTGTAGGCATTTAATCCAATGATAACCCGAGCCACCACCAGTAATTGCTCGAACTTGGTCCCAAGTACTCCAAACAAGGTAGCTAACGTCTCACGAACTTCTTTGGTAGATATAACTCTGAGAAGTTTTGAACAAGCGTGGTATAATGGCAAAATTTCCTCGAATGTACAATCGTAGCTAGCCATCAATGACGACAAAGCAACAAGGATATTGGATTTATCGCTGAcgtcaatttgttgattattaCGTTCAAGTGCGAAAGTCAATGATTGGATCAACGCTGATTTCGTCTCTTTGGTGTCAATATAATCTCCTTGTATCATAAGGAGAAGTGTTTTGATTGCCTTGGAGCCCACTTCAGGGTCAAGAATTCGATTGATAGTTGATGACAAAGTGTGAAGCAACGAATCCACTACTATGGCTAACAAAGTGAAATAACTTTCCTCTGAATCACTTCTCTTCTCCAATGCAGTTACAGCAAAATCCAATACTATAGATATGACAGACTCTTTTGCATCtgatttttccaaaagtGACAAAATTGCTTTTACAGCATCAAAATCGTTGGCAAACAAAAAGGGCAAAGTGTTTGGCAGCTGGATCCAAAAGCACATTAACAATAACACAGCCAGCGGTTGCTGTAAGTTCTCATTGGCAAATTTTGGCAACCTTGGTGCAATCAAATCGTTACTCACAACACCAACATACGGCGCCCAGTCAAACTGTGGCCCaaggatttggaaaagttcCTTCAAACTTCTCATTCCACTCAGTCTAATGTTTCTTGCCATCTTATCTGAAACAGGATCTTCGCCATCAACACCACAATCAACTCTGTTTTGGGCACATAAAAGTGAATATATGAGAGGCTCAATGGTGGTTGCCAAAACAGATGCATGATTTTTCCTGAATACTTCGTAAACCTGTTGGAGTAAATTAATGAATCctgtaatttttttcaactcacTGTTATCCAATCCTAAACTAACTGTTGGcattcttttttcaaaatagtCCCTGTAATTAATTTTGCTTGCTCCAATATCGATAAAAGAAGCTATTTCATTATCGTCAAAACTTGGTAATGACAAAAGTACAGCATTCTTTCCACCCTGTTTGCTCTTACTAGCTGGCTTCCCTTGaaactttccaaataaTATTCTGATAACCAATGGCATGATGTGTTCCTTGTCCTCACTCTCGATTGGGCAGTCAACAGAAGTAAACTTTGACAATTCATCGCTAAAAGTTACATCatccaacaaatttttcaacacgTCTCTATGCTTATTGATGGTTGGGTCgttgaatgaaaaaatcaCATCAAGTGATAACTGCTGAACCTTTGTATATGTACTCGtcaacaaatccaacatGAAATTAAATACGTTCTCACTATCAGTGATCTTCTTTAAGCCCTTCACTTTAGATAATAAAGCCAAATATTCATTTTTATCATTCTTGGACCACTTTTGATATACGAGGTGCTGCTTGTCGTCAAGTAAAAAACCAGCTAACTTTGGcgcatcaacaacaaaaggaGCACTCTGAAGAGCCTGTAGTGTATTGGAGCGGATGAgtgtttcaaattcattctGTTGATACGCACTTTGTGCCAAACCGTCGATTGACCTGTCAATGTTTCTAAAATAGACCAAATagttgttttcaaattgttcaaaattttgatgcAATCTGTAGTTTTTTGGCTGCCACTGTATCAAATTCGAAGCCACCTCTGACGAAAATTCGTGCAACTCATCTCTCGACTCGTATTCCATCACCAAAAACTCAAAAGAATTCTTCCATATTTCACTCTTGCAAGTACTTGCAATCAACGGAACTGCTTCCAAGACAGCTTTCCaacttggttgaaatttgtttgataatAACCCAAATAGGAAATTCACTGTTGCCGTCTTGTCAAACTTAGTGGGGTTTATCTCTTTCAGAAGTTCAATTCCTAAACTACGAACTCGAAGCATGATATCACGACCTGTGTCTATAGTCAATGGAATCTGCTCAATCAACTTAATTTGCAGAAATATGGGTGAAATAGGCTGTTGTTCTATAGTGAGAATAGACTCAATGAGGTCTATGGCGTGAGATCTGGTATCATGACTAGGTAAAAGTAGGCATTCCAATGCTGAGTCCATAAACTTTTGCGGTACATCGACAACCTTTATAAATTGTGTCATTGCTGGTAAGAAGTTCAATGATCGACTgaacttttcaaattgatccaaaataAGCAAGGTTAACTCTTGTGCGATAGATGAtgacttttccaattgtggGGCCAACAACTCAACAGCTAGGGACACAACTTCTCTTCCAACGACAGAATCTGGTGCCCTGTTTACCAACTGTATTAAAATTGACTCATCGAGTGTCCTTCTCGCAGTGTGCTTCACGACCAATAATCTCCAATAtatgttttgataattaGCCAGCTCTAGATCCTGCACAATATGCTGTGACTGTGTATCCAAGATATGATCCGGTATGGTGAAATTCAGTTGTCCTTGTACTCCTTGTTTCTCCAAAAATAAGACAACCGATTGCAACTTCTCTACGgtgtttgaattgtttatgTACACCtgaatttgtttgaaaatgccaaagtttttcattttttcaCCGGCAATGGCCAAGCCAGCATAAGCAAAGGGAAGAAAACATAAACCATGGTTCAAGTCGTACATTGCATCAAAGTATCGCTTATGACGCGACATAAGAGTCTGAATATCCACATTTCTGAAAATTATAGTCATTAAATACACCAACGATTCGTTTAGTTCCAAAGAAGACTTCTGTAAGTTCTTAGTGGCCACAAGAATTTCGTCCACCACATCCAAAACACAGCTCCAATCAGTAACTTTCCTTCctgaatcaacaaaacacaaagTGGATAGTAGCTGACTAGACATCAACAATGTGAGATCATCCTGAGTGGTCTGAATAATATCGTGGACAGCTCCAGACACCAACTTGTAAAAATCCTGGCATGCGTCTTGTTCACCATGGTGTAATACATCCAACAAAATGTCTGACACTAATGAGGTGACTTGTGGTTGATATTCTTCTTTAATTTCAGAAACTATACATTCCATTAATATCGTCAAGatggtttttgattttgtatgAAATGATCCTCTTGTACTCTTCATGGACTCACTAAATAATACCTTCAACGATTCCAAGTAATGGTAATTAGATGCCACCTCTTCCATATGCTCATATATTGCATAGTGAATAAACTTTCGAAGGACATCAGCACTCAGTTTTCTGACAAGATACGAAAGAGCTTCAGCACAAAACCTTGAAATGTAAGCCCTATTGTGTAATGTCAATAATGGTAAAAGACCAGAAAACGTGGGTTGCAAATCTTGAGTTAATGTTTTCACTAGGTATTTGAAAGCAAATGCTAATGTAGTAAAGATCCAATTCAATGCATTTGACGTATTCCGATTATTTTGTATATCATTTGGACTTTGCATTAAAACCACATCAACTAACAATTGCAATGTCTTTTCGTAAAATGGTAAGAAATCTGGTCCTAAATCATGAATAAATTGACTCAAAAGTTCCAAACTTGGTTGTAGTGAGTGTATATCATTCTTGTGTATTGcctgataaattgaatcataAATCTCTTGCTTGTGATGTAGCACTTGTGGTAAAGATTGACAATAATTCTCAATACTAGATGACAATTCGGTAAATGTTCCTGATAGATTGAGTTCATTCCAGTGCTCAAGCGTAGTTAACAAATGTGAAGATTCTACTTCATCATGAACTCTTTTATCAAGTCTTTTATTGGGTTCTATCTTGATAGAATCGACTCTCTCTCTGAATGAAACAAACGCATGTCTCCTACCTGACTCTGTAGTCCTCTTCTTAGGCATGCTATTGTGTGGCTAGCTGTTTGAAGTACTTGTGGTTAGAAAAGAACAGTCTATAGCTCTGTGTGGTTGTATGaatttggttgtaaaaaaaaaatttgtatGTACTTGTAATCTCTCAATGATCATCTCAAGCAGTTAGAGAGAAGagtaaaagaaaaaactaTAATTGCGGCTACCAAGTGagatcattcaatttttgtttcttacaacacaacacaacgAAAATCTATAACCACATGTTCATAAGCACTACTCTTTATTTTAGGAGATATCACATCTAATCTGAACTACATACACAAACAGGGTACACTATaccatcaattgatataTAAAATACGCTATCACCCAATATTATCTCATCACTTGACTTTAAAACACAACTAACATTTTATTAGAGCAATGTCGC is part of the Candida orthopsilosis Co 90-125, chromosome 2 draft sequence genome and harbors:
- a CDS encoding Utp20 protein (similar to C. parapsilosis CPAR2_101940 and C. albicans UTP20 similar to S. cerevisiae Utp20p, which is a putative snoRNA-binding protein); this translates as MPKKRTTESGRRHAFVSFRERVDSIKIEPNKRLDKRVHDEVESSHLLTTLEHWNELNLSGTFTELSSSIENYCQSLPQVLHHKQEIYDSIYQAIHKNDIHSLQPSLELLSQFIHDLGPDFLPFYEKTLQLLVDVVLMQSPNDIQNNRNTSNALNWIFTTLAFAFKYLVKTLTQDLQPTFSGLLPLLTLHNRAYISRFCAEALSYLVRKSSADVLRKFIHYAIYEHMEEVASNYHYLESLKVLFSESMKSTRGSFHTKSKTILTILMECIVSEIKEEYQPQVTSLVSDILLDVLHHGEQDACQDFYKLVSGAVHDIIQTTQDDLTLLMSSQLLSTLCFVDSGRKVTDWSCVLDVVDEILVATKNLQKSSLELNESLVYLMTIIFRNVDIQTLMSRHKRYFDAMYDLNHGLCFLPFAYAGLAIAGEKMKNFGIFKQIQVYINNSNTVEKLQSVVLFLEKQGVQGQSNFTIPDHILDTQSQHIVQDLESANYQNIYWRLLVVKHTARRTLDESILIQLVNRAPDSVVGREVVSLAVELLAPQLEKSSSIAQELTLLILDQFEKFSRSLNFLPAMTQFIKVVDVPQKFMDSALECLLLPSHDTRSHAIDLIESILTIEQQPISPIFSQIKLIEQIPLTIDTGRDIMLRVRSLGIELSKEINPTKFDKTATVNFLFGLLSNKFQPSWKAVLEAVPLIASTCKSEIWKNSFEFLVMEYESRDELHEFSSEVASNLIQWQPKNYRLHQNFEQFENNYLVYFRNIDRSIDGLAQSAYQQNEFETLIRSNTLQALQSAPFVVDAPKLAGFLLDDKQHLVYQKWSKNDKNEYLALLSKVKGLKKITDSENVFNFMLDLLTSTYTKVQQLSLDVIFSFNDPTINKHRDVLKNLLDDVTFSDELSKFTSVDCPIESEDKEHIMPLVIRILFGKFQGKPASKSKQGGKNAVLLSLPSFDDNEIASFIDIGASKINYRDYFEKRMPTVSLGLDNSELKKITGFINLLQQVYEVFRKNHASVLATTIEPLIYSLLCAQNRVDCGVDGEDPVSDKMARNIRSSGMRSLKELFQILGPQFDWAPYVGVVSNDLIAPRLPKFANENLQQPSAVLLLMCFWIQSPNTLPFLFANDFDAVKAILSLLEKSDAKESVISIVLDFAVTALEKRSDSEESYFTLLAIVVDSLLHTLSSTINRILDPEVGSKAIKTLLLMIQGDYIDTKETKSALIQSLTFALERNNQQIDVSDKSNILVALSSLMASYDCTFEEILPLYHACSKLLRVISTKEVRETLATLFGVLGTKFEQLSVVARVIIGLNAYTSRMNEYDFEKRLDAYRLVNEELFLEFDPTQWMPLISNALFNINDPTELAIRVNAGYLLKRFVDCYTSKSSIDEALPYIHLLKDTILPIVRIGIRKDNEDVQNEYIAVLEYIVKNDKYYPDLKDLQVLIGDEDEEESQFFRNINHIQLHLRQKSIRRLSTFADSLNGSNVSHYLLPLLEKYAISKEEKYRNIGLEALESIKILIRSINWNQFKAILKRYLAGLKMDSEVLRQRVNLVVAISSVLKDHKDNGTLASNLASQEDIDGFLQIDVLPQITKILQVRDDDTIVARAPLAEAAINLILSLSDDKIEGALPSVLTSLCQVMRSRSEELRDAVRKTLGKITIALGANYFSFIVKELKTALSRGSQIHVLSFTVHYLLQCLANVLKHGDLNESISLTIEIAMEDIFGAAGQEKDADGYTSKMKEVKFKKSFDTCEILASNISLNHFGELINPIKLLLQETINHKVQVQLDEVLRKLSLGLNHNIEASNQSILHLCYEIFIMSGEADPNQKVTKISESEQHFLTTLNRKAKSHVDRSIYKQTMQKLSLELLRTAISRHENLLLTSNLRGFVPLLATGVNSEGEGVVLASLRVLTIIIRLPFDEEVQGVLKSCVRKALLLIKDSPTTNSDVCQAALKFLATTIKHNPKVVLKDSAISYVLTRIQPDLEEPNRQGLAFQFLKAIVAQHLLLPEIYDVMDSVAKLMIVNHSKEIRDMSRSIYFQFLMEYDQGKGKLEKSFKFLVNNLTYPTEEGRQSVMELIHLIILKAGPELLEKLASSFFIALANILVSDDSSRSREMANVLLTSMMKKLNSVDFIEKYCTAWLQQSSNVLLKRCGFQVYKMLISVFGMKQFPSLNKLVLENISKILSDSKFSEEGNSVDWELTYSSLSVFGAIVSCVKDQIYEQKYVSLWDLVIDCLLYPHSWIRLITCRLVSVLLSNLDKSKLDNDKMELIATKLIHQLRTPSLSDELGTLCIKNLAFIAVKWEEASAELKNGDDGEMQYANDFLIKRVCGIIKQENQSTIAKKMTIKFLILFIQLTKEDRMIEVSEKIIDSLYNFTDEEYCRSLSDDELTNMSLQALNMVKEKIGTTEYTRLFAKVRQQVDTRRKSRKAKRSQMAVTAPDIAAKRKFKKHERVREKRKHEKDENGYYRPKKKRVR
- a CDS encoding Nhp10 protein (S. cerevisiae homolog NHP10 has DNA end binding, loop DNA binding, has role in double-strand break repair, nucleosome mobilization and localizes to Ino80 complex) encodes the protein MKTQWKDSVPESEEERFRQKCKELKKRVLEVEQTNEVATIALSRTQASIRRLRLEYAILIERLEDRAQHLPDGVTNFEEMAGPPTPSILDEHLVKSSKNGTSKKSTKKLTGGKLTGNVSSSSPGAGPEARNLINNIAGASSAENATATSTNPALAKNPKYRDPDLPKRPTNAYLLFCEQEKERLRQQQQEDPENNTRDLSKAMTEAWKALSEEDRKPFYKLYEEDRVRYQKEMAEYNQKKEAEMEQAGDDEGEVDTNEGGDDNEDENEGGDVEEEEEDDEEEEEEEEEEEEGEESEQRNGDERETKRQKIDNGVEVGHVEQTETPEVKIEEEKVE
- a CDS encoding Nce103 carbonic anhydrase (involved in the conversion of CO2 to bicarbonate), yielding MGRENILHYLQEHNETDKELELATNNGTQEPKEIEIPQFKRKVTAHSNFPFTLSPDSTITDYLNNNKFYVDSIKHNHGDQIFDLNGKGQSPHTLWIGCSDSRAGEQCLATLPGEIFVHRNIANIVNSNDFSSQGVIQFAIDVLKVKKS